The sequence CTCGCCGCAGCCGAGCCGGAGGACGGCCACGGCGCGCTGCACCTCGACGTCACCACCGCCGCGCCCCGGCGGGACGTCGACCTGTTCGGCACGACGTACCAGGGCATCGACCAGGGCGAGGAGGCCGCGGCCTGGCTCACGGACTTCCTCGGCGCCCCGAGCCGTCTGGTCCGTGTGCCGCCGGAGCACGGGCGGAAGACCGACGGCGTGACCCCCGGCACCTCCGGTTACGCCGACAGCAGCGCCGTCCACCTGCTCTCCCGCGCCTCCGTGGACCTTCTGCACACGCGGCTGACCGAGCGCGGCGCCCCGCTGCTGGCCATGGACCGCTTCCGCCCGAACATCGTCATCGACAGCCTCCCCGAAGGCGCTCAGGGGGACCGGGGTGCACAGGGGGCGGACTGGGCGGCGGAGCCCCACGTCGAGGACCGGATCCGCCGCGCGGCCATCGGCGCGGCCGAACTGGGCTACGCCAAGCTCGCCGTGCGCTGCGCGGTCACCCTGGTCGACCAGGAGGCCGGCGCCCGGGGCGGTCCGGAGCCGCTGCGGACGCTCGCCACCTATCGACGGGCCCCCTTCGGCATCGTGTTCGGCGCGAAGTTCGCCGTGACGCGGCCGGGGAAGCTGTCGGTGGGGGACGAGGTGGCGGTGGCGGAGTGGGGCGAGGCGGAGGGGTGACGCCTCATCACGGGGTGCGACCCCGAGCGGGCGGTGCGCAAAGTCTGCGTAGTGACAGACCGCCGGGCCGTGGCGGGTATGGCGGTATTGATGACGGCGCTATGGCTTGAAAGCGGTCACTTCTTCGGGCTCGTTCGCCGCATGGCTGAGTGACATACCTCAGAGTTTTCTCAGGTGGATTTGACCACCCGGTCAAGATCGTTAGTGTTCCTTCTGATCAACCGACCACCATGCTCCAGCTACGGGGGAGCACCACAGGAAGCTGAGGTTGCGGAATGGATGCTCTGACCGTCCTGGCGTCGGCCGCGTTCGGTTCCACCGCGTATCTCACCACCCTCTCGGGTGTGACATGGCTGAACCGGCAGGCCTCGGGCGTGAAGTTCGCGGGCCTGGTTGTTGTCGGCATGATTCTGTGCGCGCTCGTCGGGACGATCGCCGACGCGAGCCAGAGCGTGGCGATCGGATTCATCGTGGGGGCCGGAATTACTCCGCCCGTATTCCGGTGGATCCTGCAGCGTCTCAGGCCCGTCGCCAGTTCCTGACCTATCGGCGAACTCACGGTCTCGACGCCGTTCAGCGTCGAGTCCCAACCAGCTCTCAGCATCGCGAGGTTGGAGCAGAACAGGCAGCCGTTCGACTTGTACTGGCCCCTGCGTACGTGGGGTCGCCACCCTTGCGCAGGCACGGGTCCGCCAGGCAGCACTGCTCGCTCCGACTGCCGTTGGCGGAATACGCGATGGGCAGTTGCCCTTTCGGATACTTGATCGTCTTGGGGCTCTCGTGGATGAACGGGTTGCCGACCACCGCTCCCAGCTCTCGCGTGGCTGCGAGACTTCCGGCATGGACATGGGACGCGAGTCGCGGTGGGAGAAGGACGCGATGACGGTGGAGATCGTCTTCGCCCTGGTGACTGCTGTCGTTCTTGCCGCAGCGGTCTTCGCCCCCGCGCTGGTGCTCACTCTCGCCTTCGATCTCTCCGGTTCGGCGTCCAAAGGTGTGCTGACGGGGGGAGCCCTGGTGGGAGGGGCGGCCGGAGTGTGGCGACTGGTGCGGGTGCTGTACCGCTTCGACGTGGAGCGCCGTAAAGGCCACTGACGGCCGGGGGTCGGAAGGCCGTTCAGAACTGGAGGGCGCGGATCAGGCGCCGGGCGGCCCTGGCGTCGATCGAGCCCGGGTGCAGAAGGTCCGGGGTGCTTTCCCGTACGGATACGGGGATGGTGCCGCCGCCTGGTTTCGTAAGCGAGAGCGGACAACGTTTGTCGACGGTTTCGGACAGCACCTTGGCGATCAACGCCGCAGAAATGTTGACGAGAGCCGACAACGCTTTGGCCGCTGCCAGGACCTCCTTGTCAGCCACGCCTGCACTTGGGGGCTGGCATACCCGCCGCCGCTGCGAGAGGCTGACCCATCGCGGGTTGATCTTCAGCACACGGAGGCTACGAGCTCATGGCAGCATCAGGGAACCAGCTCTTACCAGCAGCAGGTGCATACGAGATCGATCAGGCGGCATCAACGGTCCGCTTCGACACACGTGCCGTGTTCGGGCTGCTCCCAGTCCGAGGTACCTTCGCCATCGGTCATGGCCGCATCACTGTGGCGGACCCGGCAGAAGAGTCGTTGGTGCACGTCGCAATAGAGGCAGGAAGCTTCGAGTCAGGCAATCAGCAGCGTGATGACCACGTCAGGTCCTCTGACTACCTCGACGTGACACGGCATCCCGAGATCGGCTTCCGGAGCCAGCATCTGGAACGATCCGGCGCTGATGCCACCGTGTACGGCGAGTTGACGGTATGCGGGGTGACTCAGCCGATCGCCGTGACACTCGGCACGGTTGCCCACGAGGGCAAGCGGATCACGGCGAGCGGCACTACCACGATCGACAGGTACGCCTTCGGCATCACCAAGGCCAAGGGCATGACGGGGCGGCATCTCAAGATTTCTTTGGAAGTCGTCGCGCACCGCTGAACCGATCGTGCTACGAGCTCATAGCGGCACCAACAACAACTGCATCGAGCACGCTGTCCTCGTCTCAGGCCGACACGCGGTCCGCGATACCAAGGACCGCGCTCTCGGCGCGCACACCTTCGGCCCTGAGCAGTGGCGGGCCTTCGTCGCCGCCGTGCAGGACGGCTCTCTCCAGGGCTCCTGAAGCCGCGCAGGCGTACGCGACCATTCCGGCGACGTTCGCGACCGTCGCCGGGATACTCGTCGTCCATGGATGAGGTTCACGTCGTCGTCGCCCATTCCGAGCGCGCGACCCTGCGCGTCGGTGATGTGTTCCTGAAGGTGGACGCCGATCAGGCGCGTATCGACGTCGAGGTCGAGGCGATGACCCTCGCGCCCGTTCCGACTCCGGAAGTCCTGTGGCGCAAGCCGCCCGTGCTGGCGATCGCCGCAGTGCCGGGGACGACGCTCGGCCGCCTCGGTGGGCCGTCGACCGGGTCGGCGGGGGCGTGGGCCGCGGCGGGCGCCGCCATCCGGAAGCTGCACGACGCGCCGCTCCCGGCCCGGCCGGGCGGGCAGAGGCGTCGGCGAGCTTGCGGCGGAGCTCGACGCCGAGTGCCAGGTGCTCGTAGCGGAAGGCCTTCTGCCCTCCGGCCTGGTCACCCGTAACCGCGAGGTCGCCGAGGGCGCGCTCAGGCCGTGTACCCCGGCGTTCACGCACGGTGATCTGCAGATCGCACACGTCTTCGTCGACGGTGACGAGGTCACGGGCATCATCGACTGGTCCGAGGCGGGCCGGGGCGATGCGCTGTACGACCTTGCCACCTTCACGCTCGGGCACGAGGAGCACCTCGACGACGTCCTCGCCGGGTACGGCCCCGACGCCGATGTGGATCGCGAAGTGATCCGCGGGTGGTGGGCGTTGCGCAGCCTGCTGGCAGTGCGCTGGCTGGTCGAGCACGGCTTCGACCCGTTCTTGCCGGGCTGTGAGGTCGACGTGCTGAGATCCCGGATGTGAGGCAGCGGCGGGCCCGGCCGCCCCGCCGGAGTAGGTTCTGGTGCGTCGGGCCGGCCTCCGACTCCTGCCTTCGTCACCTCGCCGCGGCTTCCGAGCGGGAATGATCCGCCAACCTGGCTCTCCCGGCTTCCCGAGTACGCCGGTTGTGTCAGTAGGACGTGAGAAGGTCCGTGCGGGGGAGCGAGCCGACCGGAGGGCAAGGGGCTGGGGAGCTGATGGGGAAAGAGCTGCCGGAGATCGTTCGGGCCGATGAGTGGGTACCTCTCGTCATCCGGACCGACTACACCGATGACGCCGCGTGGCGGGAGGTCGTCGCCGCGCTGGAGCGTGCCGTCGAGGGGGAGCGGGAGTGGGAGGCGGCGGTGCATCTCGTCGAGGACCGGCGGTGGGACGGTGTCACCGGCGACGAGGCTGTAGCCGCTGCGGCGCGGGACGAGGAGCTGAGCGTCGTGTTTCTCGCCGACGGTGTCACCATGCGCTCGCCCTTGCGGCCGCTGCTCGCCCTCGACCTCGGCGCTGATGACGACGAGGACCTCGACCCGATGTACTACCAGGAGCTCATCCACTCCCCGCAGCCCCGCGAGGTGCGTGTGGCGCCGGACGCCGTGCACATGGTCCACGGGAACCTCCAGCTCGCCAACGTGGACTTCCCGGAGTTCGTGGAGGACGCGGCCGCCGATCCGGACGGGGTTGTCCGGGAGGTGGTGACCGTCCCCGGCGGGCCCGGGGACGGTCACACGGCCAGCAGCCGTCACGTCGGCCGGCCACCTCGGTGGTGACGCCTGTCGAGGAGGACGCCCATGCCCAGACCGCCATGCCGGGCGACGTCCTGCAGGTCGCGAAGTGCGGCCAGGCGCCGGTCCCGTTCGGCTGGTCGTTCTGCGGGATCGACCGGTGAGCGGCCGGACCTCGTGGAGTCGGAGTCTGCGGAGGCCGGCCGCGCCGCACTGGCGTAGCAGCTAGTCGTCGTCCTCGGCGGTTCGTGTGCACAGGTGGCCGGTGGGGCAGGCGTCGCAGCCCGCGTACTCGACGTATCCGGAAGCCCGTGCGGCCGCGAACAGCTCACGGGCGTGCCGGGTGCCGTCGACGCCGGTGTGGGTTCCGTAGACCTCCGGGTCGGGTTCGCTGAGCTGGGCCTCGTGGGCGCGGATGAAGCCCACGGCCGCCGCTACTTCGGTGGGCAACTCGTCCCACATCTCGGCGGGCATGCAGACCTGGCGAGTGGGCAGACCCGGTTCGCCCCGGAAGTGCCAGGTTCCGCCGGGCTCGGTGGGCTTCTTCGCGACGAAGCAGATGAGGGGCACGCCGTATTCCTCATCGGGGACGACGAGGAAGGCGCCATGGGCGTGGAGGTTGTGCAGCGACTCCCGTACGGCCGCCGCGTTCATTCCCGGCCGGGCGGAGGCCACTTCGTCGATCGGCACGAGCGTCGCCTCGGTGGCGCCCCTCCGTGAGGCGACCGGGAGCTGACCGGTGTCGATGATCGTGTCGAGCAGCAAGGCGGCATGGGGCACCTCGTGGTCGTACGAGGGGCCGAGAAGAGCCAGGCGGCGCATCAGGTCGATGGCCTCCGGGCCCAGCCGCGGATCGTCCACCGTCGAGGCGTCCGTGCCAGGCACGACCTGGTACCACTCGTCGTAGGCGACTCCGGGCGGCCGGAGTTCCTGGAGGGTGTACTGGCGGGGGACGCGGTTCCTGGGGCGTCGCGGCTTGCCGGGCTTCTTCCTTCCCATGGGCTTCCTGTCTACGAGGTGAAGTGTTCGTGGTCTGGTAACGAGCGGACGGCCCGGAGGTAGCCTCCGTGCACTTACGGGGGCCCAGGACCTGAGAACGGTGCCGGGCTCCGGTGTCCCACGTGTGCGGGTCCACCCAGCGGCGGCGTCGGCGCCATCAGCCCCTCCAAGCGGCTCTCAGCCTCCTGTGTCGGGGAACGCCGGTCGGCCGAGGAGGTCATGCGACCCCCGCGATCCCGTCCAGTCGCGCGCGCAGCCCCGGGGTGAGGACCAGGCCCGCCGCCGCCGTGTTCTCCTCCAGGTGGGCGATGCTCGACGTGCCCGGGATCGGGAGCATGACCGGGGAGTGGTTCAGCAGCCAGGCCGGGCAGACCTTGGTGGGGGTGGCGTTCGGTTCGGCGGCGATGGCTGCCACCTCCGCGCGGTCGCCCGCCTTGTCCCGGGCGACCGCGCGCCAGGGCAGGAACGCGATGGCCGTGGACGCTTCCGATGTGCCCGATGCGGCCCGGGCGCCGAACCCCCTTGTCTGATGACCCGTCAGGTATGACGATGGCGGCCGTCACCCGGGGCGGGAGCGCCCCGGGCCGGAGGGGAAGGAAGGCCGCCGTGCCGCTACCGCCCACGCCGTCCACGCCGTTCGTACGGCCCGACGGGCCGCTCGCGTACGGGATGCAGTTGCCGGTCCAGTCGCAGAGCGCCCTCTACGCGGAGCCCTGGGAGGCGGCGGCGACCCCCGCCGATCTCGTCCGCGTCGCCCGTGCCGCCGATCGCGGGGGGTTCGCCTACATCGCCGGCTGCGATCACGTGGCCATCCCGCGGCGGCTCGCGGAGGGGATGAGCACCGTCTGGTACGACCCCGTCGCCACGCTCTCCTTCCTCGCCGGGGTCACCGAGCGGGTGCGGCTCATGAGCCATGTCGCCGTCGTCGGGCTGCGGCATCCGCTGGTCACCGCCAAGCAGTACGCCACCCTCGACCACCTCAGCGGCGGCCGGCTGATCCTCGGGGTCGGGGCCGGGCACGTACGGGAGGAGTTCGAGGCCGTCGGGGCGGACTTCGACGGGCGCGGCGGTGTCCTCGACGAGAGCATCGACGCGCTGCGGGCCGCGCTCGGGCCGGAGGAGTACCCGGAGTTCGCGGGGGAGCGGTTCTCGTTCGGCGGGCTCGGGCAGCTGCCCCGGCCCGCCCAGGAGCGGGTGCCGGTCTGGGTGGGCGGCTCGTCGCCCGCCGCCGTGCGCCGGGCCGCCGTGCGGGGTGACGGGTGGCTGCCGCAGGGCGACCCCCGGGACCGGCTGCCCGCGCAGATCGCCCGGCTGCACGCCCTGCGGGAGGAGGCGGGCGTCGAGGCGCCGATCGTCGTCGGTGCGATCACCGAGCCGCTGTACGTGGGTGAGCCGGGGTGGTCCGTGGGGCGGCGCACGCTCTCCGGGAAGCCCGAAGCGCTCGCGGAGTCGTTGCGGGAGTACGCGGCGATCGGCGTGCACCAGATCCAGGTGCGCTTCCGGAGCCGGAGCGTGGCGGAGCTGACGGACCAGATGGCGGCGTTCGGTGCGGACGTGGCCCCGCACCTCGGTCAGTAGGGGAGTGCGTCATGGGCAAGCTGGACGGGCGGGTCGTCCTCGTCACCGGGGCGGCGCGCGGGCAGGGCGAGCAGGCGGCGCGGCTCTTCGCGGCCGAGGGGGCGCGGGTCGTCGTCGCCGATGTGCTGGTGGAGCAGGGGGAGGCGCTGGCGGAGGAACTGGGCGCGGACGTCGCCCGGTTCGTGCGGCTGGACGTGGGGAGCGAGGGGGACTGGGCCGCCGCCGTCACCGCGGCCGGGGAGGCCTTCGGGAAGATCGACGGGCTGGTCAACAACGCGGGCATCCTGCGCTTCAACGAACTGGTCGACACCCCGCTGGCGGAGTTCGAGCAGGTGGTGCGGGTCAACATGACCGGAGCCTTCCTCGGCATCCGCGCCGTCGCGCCGGAGATCGCGGCGGCGGGCGGCGGGACGATCGTCAACACCTCCTCGTACACGGGCCTGACCGGGATGCCGCTGGTCGGCGCGTACGCCGCGACCAAGCACGCGGTGCTGGGGCTCACCCGGGTCGCCGCCATGGAGCTGGCCGGGAAGGGGGTGCGGGTCAACGCCGTCTGCCCGGGGGCCGTCGACACCGCGATGACCAACCCGGCGCTGCTGGACCCGGACGCCGACCTGGCGGCCTCGGACGCGGCTCTGGCGGCGTACTACCGCAAGCTCCTCCCGCTGGGCCGGATCGGGCGGCCCGAGGAGGTCGCCGCGCTGGTGCTGTTCCTGACCTGCGACGACTCCTCGTACATCACGGGGCAGCCCTTCGTCGTGGACGGGGGGTGGCTGGCGGGCGTCAGTCCCTTCTGAAGCGGCGTTTCTGACTGGGCGTCAGCTATTGACGGGGTGCGGTCGCGGTGGAACAGTCGGTCGCACCGCTATCTGACGGATCGTCAGATGAGTTGCCGGGAAACTTGAGGACGGTGAACCTCCGTGGAATTCGGGCTCTTTGTTCAGGGGTACGTGCCCGCCGCGCGTGCCAAGGTGGACCCCGAGGCAGAGCACAAGGCGCTGATCGAGGAGACCGAGTACGTCATCCAGGCGGACAAGTCCGGCTTCAAGTACGCCTGGGCCTCCGAGCACCACTTCCTGGAGGAGTACTCGCATCTCTCCGCCAACGACGTCTACCTCGGCTATCTCGCGCACGCCACCGAGCGCATCCACCTCGGCTCCGGCATCTTCAACCCGCTCGCGCCCGTCAACCACCCGGTGAAGGTCGCCGAGAAGGTCGCGATGCTCGACCATCTCTCCGAAGGCCGCTTCGAGTTCGGCACCGGGCGGGGGGCGGGCAGCCACGAGATCCTCGGGTTCATGCCGGGCATCACCGACATGAACCACACGAAGGAGCTGTGGGAGGAGACGATCGCGGAGTTCCCCAGGATGTGGCTCCAGGACGAGTACGCCGGCTTCCAGGGCAAGCACTGGTCGCTGCCGCCGCGCAAGGTCCTGCCGAAGCCGTACGGGGGTGCGCACCCGGCCA is a genomic window of Streptomyces sp. YPW6 containing:
- a CDS encoding MOSC N-terminal beta barrel domain-containing protein — its product is MATVVDLITYPVKGCAGTSVDGSHLTPAGLAHDRSFMVVGPDGVYRSQRRDPRLALVRPTVSADGSRLTLAAAEPEDGHGALHLDVTTAAPRRDVDLFGTTYQGIDQGEEAAAWLTDFLGAPSRLVRVPPEHGRKTDGVTPGTSGYADSSAVHLLSRASVDLLHTRLTERGAPLLAMDRFRPNIVIDSLPEGAQGDRGAQGADWAAEPHVEDRIRRAAIGAAELGYAKLAVRCAVTLVDQEAGARGGPEPLRTLATYRRAPFGIVFGAKFAVTRPGKLSVGDEVAVAEWGEAEG
- a CDS encoding LLM class F420-dependent oxidoreductase, producing the protein MQLPVQSQSALYAEPWEAAATPADLVRVARAADRGGFAYIAGCDHVAIPRRLAEGMSTVWYDPVATLSFLAGVTERVRLMSHVAVVGLRHPLVTAKQYATLDHLSGGRLILGVGAGHVREEFEAVGADFDGRGGVLDESIDALRAALGPEEYPEFAGERFSFGGLGQLPRPAQERVPVWVGGSSPAAVRRAAVRGDGWLPQGDPRDRLPAQIARLHALREEAGVEAPIVVGAITEPLYVGEPGWSVGRRTLSGKPEALAESLREYAAIGVHQIQVRFRSRSVAELTDQMAAFGADVAPHLGQ
- a CDS encoding YceI family protein; the encoded protein is MAASGNQLLPAAGAYEIDQAASTVRFDTRAVFGLLPVRGTFAIGHGRITVADPAEESLVHVAIEAGSFESGNQQRDDHVRSSDYLDVTRHPEIGFRSQHLERSGADATVYGELTVCGVTQPIAVTLGTVAHEGKRITASGTTTIDRYAFGITKAKGMTGRHLKISLEVVAHR
- a CDS encoding DUF397 domain-containing protein, with translation MSRFLWKSSRTAEPIVLRAHSGTNNNCIEHAVLVSGRHAVRDTKDRALGAHTFGPEQWRAFVAAVQDGSLQGS
- a CDS encoding SDR family NAD(P)-dependent oxidoreductase, which translates into the protein MGKLDGRVVLVTGAARGQGEQAARLFAAEGARVVVADVLVEQGEALAEELGADVARFVRLDVGSEGDWAAAVTAAGEAFGKIDGLVNNAGILRFNELVDTPLAEFEQVVRVNMTGAFLGIRAVAPEIAAAGGGTIVNTSSYTGLTGMPLVGAYAATKHAVLGLTRVAAMELAGKGVRVNAVCPGAVDTAMTNPALLDPDADLAASDAALAAYYRKLLPLGRIGRPEEVAALVLFLTCDDSSYITGQPFVVDGGWLAGVSPF
- a CDS encoding DUF6332 family protein, translating into MDMGRESRWEKDAMTVEIVFALVTAVVLAAAVFAPALVLTLAFDLSGSASKGVLTGGALVGGAAGVWRLVRVLYRFDVERRKGH